Proteins from a genomic interval of Lelliottia amnigena:
- the rdoA gene encoding serine/threonine protein kinase — MNDKSFTFQTLHPDTIMDALFEQGIRVDSGLTPLNSYENRVYQFQDEDRQRFVVKFYRPQRWSAEQIQEEHQFALDLVNDEIPVAAPIQFDSQTLLTHKGFFYAVFPSLGGRQFESDNIDQMEWVARYLGRIHQTGRKKTFSARPAIGIQEYLTEPRQVFETTTLIPKALKDDFLKATDALINAAAMHWDGQAETLRLHGDCHAGNILWRDGPLFVDLDDARMGPAVQDLWMLLNGDKAEQRMQLETIIEAYEEFSPFNSDEIALIEPLRAMRFVYYLAWLIRRWDDPAFPKNFPWLTGEDYWRSQTTTFIEQVKVLNEPPLQLTPMY; from the coding sequence ATGAACGACAAGTCTTTTACTTTCCAGACATTACACCCGGATACCATTATGGATGCCCTGTTCGAGCAGGGTATCCGCGTAGACTCCGGGTTAACCCCCCTTAACAGCTATGAAAACCGCGTCTATCAATTTCAGGATGAAGACCGCCAGCGTTTTGTCGTTAAGTTTTATCGGCCTCAACGTTGGTCTGCTGAGCAAATTCAGGAAGAGCATCAGTTCGCCTTGGATCTCGTGAATGATGAGATTCCTGTAGCCGCGCCGATTCAATTTGATAGCCAAACGTTATTGACGCATAAAGGCTTTTTTTATGCAGTTTTCCCAAGTCTCGGCGGCCGTCAGTTTGAGTCCGATAATATCGATCAAATGGAGTGGGTTGCCCGCTATCTGGGGCGCATTCATCAGACTGGCCGAAAAAAAACCTTTAGTGCCCGTCCTGCGATCGGTATTCAGGAATATTTAACAGAACCCCGTCAGGTTTTTGAAACCACCACGCTGATCCCCAAGGCTCTTAAAGATGACTTTCTTAAAGCAACTGATGCACTGATTAATGCGGCTGCGATGCACTGGGATGGTCAGGCAGAAACGTTGCGTCTTCATGGGGATTGTCATGCCGGTAATATCCTGTGGCGAGACGGGCCTTTGTTTGTCGATCTCGACGATGCCAGAATGGGACCCGCGGTTCAGGATCTCTGGATGCTGCTGAATGGTGATAAAGCGGAACAACGCATGCAGCTTGAAACCATCATTGAAGCGTATGAAGAGTTTAGCCCCTTCAATTCAGATGAAATCGCTCTGATTGAACCTTTACGCGCCATGCGTTTTGTATATTATCTCGCATGGTTAATCAGGCGTTGGGACGATCCCGCGTTTCCTAAAAACTTCCCGTGGTTAACCGGGGAGGATTACTGGCGCA
- the mobA gene encoding molybdopterin-guanine dinucleotide biosynthesis protein A produces the protein MNQCKEVLAVVLAGGRATRMGGRDKGLQELDGKPLWKHVADTLSKQVDAIAISANRHIDIYQQSGYPVYQDSLDDYPGPLAGMLSVMQQSEREWFLFCPCDTPFIPTCLAERLVNNRNNASVVWVHDGERDHPTIALINRKLIAEMKAYLTSGERRVMIFMRQSGGHSVDFSDQKSAFINVNTPEDLRNIQGIV, from the coding sequence GTGAATCAATGCAAGGAAGTACTTGCTGTGGTTCTGGCAGGTGGAAGAGCGACACGAATGGGGGGAAGAGATAAGGGCTTACAAGAACTTGATGGAAAGCCTTTATGGAAACATGTGGCCGATACGCTTAGTAAGCAAGTCGATGCGATCGCTATTAGTGCTAACCGGCATATCGATATTTATCAGCAAAGTGGTTATCCCGTCTATCAAGACAGTCTTGATGATTATCCGGGGCCTTTAGCCGGTATGCTCAGCGTTATGCAGCAGTCAGAGCGAGAATGGTTTCTCTTTTGCCCCTGCGATACGCCTTTTATTCCAACTTGTCTTGCTGAGCGATTGGTCAACAATCGGAATAATGCTTCTGTCGTCTGGGTACACGATGGCGAGCGAGATCATCCTACTATTGCATTGATTAATAGAAAGTTAATTGCTGAAATGAAAGCGTACCTGACATCCGGAGAACGTCGAGTGATGATATTCATGCGTCAATCCGGCGGTCATTCAGTCGATTTTAGCGACCAAAAATCTGCTTTTATTAACGTGAATACACCTGAAGATCTGCGAAATATACAGGGGATTGTATGA
- the mobB gene encoding molybdopterin-guanine dinucleotide biosynthesis protein B yields the protein MKPVLAIAAWSGTGKTSLLKKLIPALYARGIRTGVIKHTHHNMDIDKPGKDSYELRHAGAAQTMVASAQRWALMTETPEKDTLDLNYLVSRMDHSALDLVLVEGFKLESVAKILLFRQGTGHGVDELTLDQDVIAVASDVSLKIQMPVLNLNDTDEIVDFIEEWLQTQ from the coding sequence ATGAAACCCGTTTTAGCCATCGCCGCGTGGAGTGGCACAGGTAAAACATCTCTTCTTAAAAAACTCATTCCTGCGCTTTACGCCCGAGGTATCCGTACTGGGGTAATTAAGCATACCCATCACAATATGGATATCGATAAACCGGGTAAAGACAGTTACGAATTGCGCCACGCTGGCGCTGCGCAAACCATGGTTGCCAGTGCGCAGCGATGGGCACTGATGACTGAGACACCAGAAAAAGACACACTCGATCTCAATTATCTTGTGAGTCGTATGGATCATTCAGCATTGGATCTGGTTTTAGTTGAGGGATTTAAGCTGGAATCGGTGGCTAAGATACTGTTGTTCAGACAGGGTACCGGGCATGGAGTCGATGAGTTAACGTTGGATCAGGATGTGATTGCCGTTGCCAGTGATGTTTCACTGAAAATACAGATGCCAGTTTTAAATCTCAATGATACGGATGAGATTGTCGATTTTATTGAGGAGTGGCTACAGACGCAGTAA
- the yihD gene encoding Protein yihD — protein sequence MKCKRLNEVIELLQPAWQKEPELNLIQFLQKLAKESGYDGELTDLSDDILIYHLKMRDSAKDAAIPGIKKDYEEDFKTALLRARGVIKE from the coding sequence ATGAAATGTAAACGTCTGAACGAAGTTATTGAACTCCTCCAGCCAGCCTGGCAAAAAGAGCCTGAACTGAATCTAATCCAATTTTTACAGAAACTGGCGAAAGAGTCAGGTTATGACGGCGAACTGACCGACCTTTCTGATGACATTCTGATCTATCACCTCAAAATGCGCGATTCTGCAAAAGATGCTGCGATTCCAGGGATAAAGAAAGATTACGAAGAAGACTTTAAAACCGCACTTCTGCGAGCCCGTGGTGTAATTAAAGAGTAA